The DNA segment GCGGGCCCGCCCGTACCTGATGTAGGGGCTGGCGGCCGCCAGGATGTTCTTCTGCACCGGGATCTCCTCGCCCTCCAGCACCAGGTGCGCGTCGCAGAAGCGCGTCTCCTCCCGGAACGAGCTGCGGGGCGGCGCGGCCCGCGGGGATCTCGGCTTTGTCTCCTCACGGCTTTGGAATGTCGCTAGGGgaggtccagagaagggaacgGAGACGGGGAagtttaggtttaggtttaggtttaggtttaggtttaggtttaggtttaggtttaggtttaggtttaggtttaggtttaggtttaggtttaggtttaggtttaggtttaggtttaggtttaggtttaggtttaggtttaggtttaggtttaggtttaggtttaggtttaggtttaggtttaggtttaggtttaggtttaggtttaggtttaggtttaggtttaggtttaggtttaggtttaggtttaggtttaggtttaggtttaggtttaggtttaggtttaggtttaggtttaggtttaggtttgggttggacatcaggagaaATCTCTTCCCCAAAAGGGTGATCAGACGTCGGAacgggctgcccagggaggtggtgaaaTCACCGTCCTTGGAGATGTTTAAGGAAAAGCCTGGAAatggcactcggtgccatggtcTGGGTGTTTGGTCATAACTTGAACTCGATGATCACAGAGGTGTTTTCTAatctaattgattctgtgatcctataAAActggctttttatttatttatttgtcccCTTGCATGAGTTGGAGGTGAATGTTACGAGAGTAGGCACAAGGAcaagtaagaaaataagaattaaacACAGAGTGACTCATTGTGGCAGTGCCCCTTTCCACTGCTGCCCACTGGAAATGTGGCCTTTCCAGCAAAAAAAGATCTTTAGGACAGTCCACATGGTAAATTTTAGGCCATTTATTATTGTGCTTAATAGCACATTAAGAGATTACTTGATTCCATCTGCTTTCTTAACAGCATCCAACATTAAAGCAGTGAAACTATTTACACTGAGGGAAAGTGTTTCACAAGCTGTGATGTGCTCTAAAACAGACactgagctggtgctgctgagagggaccagcacagcagctcactgtgctccctgtgctgacaggcacagcagcactgggatctCCCAGCCTCTGGAACACCCAAATGGATGTCATGCTGCCCATCCCTTCACtggaaaaatcacatttgcaGAGGGTCTGATCTAGTAAAGCTGTGGTGGGTCACAtgcttttattacttttattacttttattacttttattacttttattacttttattacttttattactgttattactGTTATTACTTTTATTACTTGCATTTTAGtagaatttaataaaattctaTCATTCATTCAATTTAATGGTGTCTCCAAATCATTTTTCCACTTGGAAAATGAATTAGGGTATCTGGAAGTGACCCTGTAGGAAAGAGAAGTTAATGCCTTCACAAAGACAGCCGTGTTCTTTCCAAGCTGGATATAATGCTGGTTTGTTCTGCAGATGGGACATCCTCACACATCACCCAGCAGTCCAAACCCTGCACCCAGGGTGTGCACACCCAGagtgtgctcagccctggtggaGCCAGGCTTTACAGCTGAACCCTTACCGAAGTGCTCCCTGACTGGAGAGGGGTCTCAGGGAGAagcacagtgctgcaggcttgttgtgcagctctgagcaggagttTTAGAAGCAGAGGATGTGGGACAGAAGGTCTAAACCCACAGCAATGTGCATGAAACACCAGTGGCTCTGCAACACTTGCCATACGTACCCATTCACAAATATTAGAAAGCCACTTCTTTGTTGCTTGGGTATAATTATCCAGGATGTCAGGGGTAGCTTGAGGATCCAGAGGACACATTCTCAGCTCTCTTTGAGGGTAATGAAGGCAGAGAGCACACTGCTCCTTGGCTGCAGGGGAAAGATGTATTTTGCTTGTCATTAACACCCAGGTAATTGCAGACCCAAGGGAGCAGTGGTTTAAATTATTGCAAAAGCTGTCATTGAGTGGCCTGGTTATTTGGAAGGAAAGACACGTTGTGTTTCCCTGCCACCTGCACAGATTGTTACAGAGGAAAACCTTGTtgcatttctggttttaagGCGTCCTTGTAAACActgcttctgcttcttcctgctgcCTATGTGGGGCAATGGGACTAGGTGTAACAGATAATATCCAGTTCCAGAGAACAAATTCATTGTTATACCTTGTTATTTGTTCCATTTAATGAAAGTCttaacaaaaaaagccccaaaaccccaaaccaaagcaacaaaccaaaccactcTATCAAGGTCCATTTGTAGCATCTCTGAGGTAATTAATTATATGTATGCATACCCGTGGCCTGATTCTCTCACTCAactatgtatttttcttttaatgaagaTACTTATctttactattttttatttgcagtcaCTCCATCTAGATTTGTGTTAAGCCAATATTATaataattccattaattttgTTGTGCTAATTTATGACTTAAATTGGTGCAAAAGAAGAATCAAACCTTTCTAGCCCTCAAGATTTCAATCACAGCAAAGGGTGTCAGAAGCAAACCAAATGACACTCATTACCACGTGCCATGTTACCACATCAAAAAAACCTTATGAGCCTTGCAGCCACTTGGCAAAACATATCTGCATTTCCCCTTGCTTCTGTCAGCCTGGAAATGATAGTGTGTTACCCTATTCAGGGTAAATGTTTCATCAGATTGGTATTGCAACCACTAAAAACATTCTTGAACAAATTTGTGATTAGCTGTATGGTTTTATTCCTATTGTCTCTGTTGCAGGAGGATAATGGGATTAGCAAATGCAGGTTCACATCACTGTTTTTCTCCACAGGTTGACTACAAACTTAATGCTAATCAAATTGTGTACTGACCAAGGGAATATGGAATATCTCATTTAATAAATCATGCCCCAAACAAGTTTTTATCActtattttctgcattatttctATGTGAATGTGAACAACATGTTTGCTTTCTTAGACTACAGGCTGTTTTTATGATGAGTGTATCCCCTATACTGTCATCTCTACCAGTAAAAATTACCTCCTCAGCAGTCAGCTCCTGCATCCAAACCCATAATCATCCCAAAAACAACCCTGTGAGTACTACAGAAGAAATTCTGGAGACGAACTTTTAGAAGGAAATCTGTAACAATGGTTAGACTTTTGATTCATTGCTACTTTGTAATTCTAGAAATGTATTTGTGGgcattttttaaatccaaactTTTTCATATGAAAAGAAACCCCAGAGCTGATGTCTTTTGCCATATCACAAGTCAGTCTTCTCTTCCAGTATTGGTTTAATACTATTTacaaaaatggaattaaatttcTACTTTAGAAGATAAAGttctattaaatattaatgGTAATGTGCCTTGTAAACACTCAAAGTGACTATTTCTGCAGACATACCTTACTGAAGTGTTTACTTCCATTTCATGGAAGATGTAAACATTTGAATGTAATAATGTAATTACATGAAATGCCATGGCAGATATTCTGCCCAtggaaaactgatttaaaaGATTGAATGTCACTAAAGTATAATTGAATGCTACATATAACCATGTACTCTATTTCAAGAAAGTTACTTGGTTTTGTCAACATAAAAGCGAAAAATACACCATGAAATTATTAGAAAAGCTGGAGGGATAGGTTCTTAGGGATAAGAAAAATGTAGCACCTCAGCATAATACTTTGGTTATGGTAGAGTTTAAGAAATCAAGCACCAAGAGAATACATTGCCATGAATTATTGGTATCATGGTAGATAGTTTAACATGAGGTTTTCTGGCAGGAGACAACTTTCATTGTCAGCTGCATCTCGCAACAGCCCAGGGAAGTTACATGACCTGCAGACATGTGTGACTCATGCCATGTGTCACCTTATGAATAAAGTACTTCATTTGCTCAGAAAGCTTTGTTCTactcaaacaaaacatttcttgtTGCCTTTGTCTCCTATTCCTTGCCCTTCAAGCTGTATTCAACATTAGCACTTCATATTGACAATTCTTCATTTGAAATAGTGATATACCAGTTGTGCACATAACAATTTGTaataatgtcatttttttctcttcttagaGATTATATGAAGATATTGAGGAAGTTATAATTAGTCATTTCTTATCATAAGAGAAGCTGTTCCTGAAGGATATTATCCCACATTCAGTAGAAGGTTATGTTAGTCTCTGCAATACAACAAATAGATTTTACTCAGTCCCAGTTTTCACATCTTGCTGTGGTATAAACATTCCGTGCAGGTCCATATGCATTTCCACATTTACTGTGGCTCGACCCAGCTCTGTGAATGTTTTAGCATCCAAGACAAGTAGGAAGGGTGGATCCTTTGGATCAGTCTTCACAACACAGGTCAGAATAACACCTGTGACATACAAATGAAGAATTAGAAACATGCAAAATTTCACTAAGCAGAAAAGATAACCCCATCTCAAAGTGGACGCACCAACCCAATTTTCTTGACTAAGAATACTGAAACTTGTAAGATTTAATACAAAAACTCATGTAACCCCAGCTTTCAGAACATTGTAATTTTTTACCATCATCCTCTTCTTTTGCATCAGGGCTGGGAACAAAAACGGGCTCGGATGGCCAGCAGTTGTCCTGTCCCCAGTGGAGCATTTCCTTTGTCTGGGTATTAAATTTTGCTATCTAAATGGTTatgacaagaaaagaaaaatgtcagtgacCCTGACAGCGGCTTTTTCCAAAGGTATAACATGAACAgactgctggcagggaggacCAATGCTAAGAGTTAAGGCAGGTACCAtcacaagaaaaaacagctggaaaatgttCAGATTTGGAGTCACATTTTATGGCTGCATAATCACGCAATgctcttttaatttcatttcattagaTTACAATTGCACCTTTCATTTATGggcatttaaaaattcagaaatgctAACAGGCCACAAGAGACCCTTTATTGTAAGTAAAGCCCCTCACTGCAGAGAGTTCAAGACAAAGAATATTTAAGTGACTTGTTCCAATTCACAGATTCTGTAGTGAAGCAGGAATCGGGATTTAAACTTCCCATTTTTTAATCCTGtgagttattttccttttattgctaCTTCCATATTCCTCAAGGCCTTGTATTGTGCAGTAGGGTACATTTGCCAGAAGGAAGGCTGTTCCTAGTGAGGTGTAAAGATTAAACCAGTGGGGCAGACACTGCTGTTTACTGAAGGAACAGTGTGGATTTTCATCCCACTGAGTGGCCAGAGGGGATGTCTGGCATTTTCAGTTCAATTCCATTAAGGCCTTTTCTCTACCCATAGAGATGCAGTtctattctttttcattttgatctTTAGCCAAAAAATACGTTTACACAAAAGTGAAACTATTCAAATTACTGGAGGAACAATTAGAAAGAATTCTCTCTTCTAGCCAAGATGACAGCACTTTCACTGACAGACTTTACCTAAGGATTAGGGTGTTGTGCTTGCATTCATTAAACTGCAACTGATGTGAAAAAAAGATCCTCCTACcagcatttttattatatttgagTCAAGCAGAGATTATCTACACTGTAAATCATGAACTTGCAGGTTTGTTTGAGTTATTGTCAGATGTGCTGCAATAAATTTTCTTGCATCATGCAGTAATCCAGCTTTATTTTGTAATCGGTTGTGGTAATTATATGCAAGAACCTACAGTGACTTCAGTTGGTGCTGCCTTGGAGTCACAGAACAAGAATTGTTAAGAGTGAGTTTGTCTGTGTAATACTCATACATTTAAATCTaaatacttttccttttaatctaTTTGTACTCCAGGCTGTCTTCTTGCATCATGCACATGTAAACAAAGCATTTGCTACCTCTAATAGAGAACTAGCCAGCAAAATAGAAAGCTTCCCCAAAATTAGatattgttttaatatttaaaatgtattaggTAGTTTTGCAatatcttgtttttctgttaagGTTCCTAAAGGGAAAAGTATTAAATATAGTAGTATTGAATAAtacttctttttcctgctctttcctttgTAGTTCCTGGCACATCACAGAAGGTTCAGCCCAATTTAGCAGAAAAGTGAGGGTTTCAGGAGCTATTCAAGAGACTTTCATGGAATATACAGCTGAAGTAAGAAAATGGTACAGCGTGAACTGTGAGAATTTAGGCATTTCATGTTTCTTTGCATGTGAATGACCCAGCAATGGGAAAACACTGACTTTATAAATGTTAATTATACCTTTGTAGGAACTGGACTCCACTGGACTTCTGTTGCAAAGACATACTTGTATTTTTTGCCATTATAGTCATAGTTGATGCGAGGCAGCTCTATCCCTGCATAAAATGAAGATCAAGGCTTAGGAACAAGACGAGAAAAACCTCGAAAGTGCATCTATATAGACACACCAATCATCAGGAAGTTTCACTCTGTAAAAACCTTGAAACTACTTAATATAGGTGTTGTATAGACTTGAATGTCTGAATTTCTAAGAATCTGAAGATGGGTATAAACATAAGTAAACCAGGGCTGTTAGTTCAAAAGgcaataatttttcattcttagGGATTCATTAGACAGGAATTTATGAGGGCTTTCCTGGTTTGGGAATTGTCATGTATTCTTTATAAATACATGACACTAACAACTGGGATAGAATTGGAGGTGACCATtccaagaaatgtttttcaccTTAGGCAATTATGTATCTACATATTCCTGTTATTACCCCCTGATAAAAGGTTAAAAATCCTCTTTCAAAGGCAATCTCTTTAGAGATTTGAGAGAATAGAGTTTAGAATGCAGCTTAACTTGAAGTACTACTTATAACAGACTTATTTAACTAAAATTACTCTTTTAACAAATACATTTGCAGGCGATATTAATAGTTGTGAGATCAGACTTGGAATCCTGTTTTAACACAAAACTGATGTAGTATCAGATATTTAAAGGATGTCTCACCTTCACATAGTATTTCAGGTTGGCAATAGATGCTTCCATCTTTCTCCTTTACAGCAGTTGCAGTAGAGGGAAGTGTGACTAAATTAGAATCCACTACAGCATCCTGAAAGAGACAAATGCTGGAAAAGTCATGGATCTCTAAAAATATGCTTCCAAGTTAGATTTTTCATCAGGTTTCATATTACTATTAACATTTTGGGGATTAAACAAATGAGCTTCAAGAAGATCCTTCTTATGGCATTTTAAATTCTGAGGTTTTCAATAGAAATTTGTTGCACTCAGTTTTTTAATATAACATAGAACCATTATTTTGAATCACACTGAGTCCTTAGAAATGTTTAGATACACATGGCTGTGGTCCAGAAGTACCACACATTTGAGAATTTAACAAATGAAGATGGGTTTCAAGGAACAAGGTGTCACATTTTCACTGAAAGTCACGAAGGTTAGGTTTTTGCATCTGCTAAAAATCAAGTGCAAAAACCTAACCTTGGTGACTTTCAGTGAAAATTTGACAAATGGGTGTGATATACTCTATAACATTCTACTTCTGAATTCCTAAGATTGCAGAACAGTGTGATCCAACACATCCTTTGTcattgctgcagagctgtttctgaGACAGGAACAGAGCAGCAAGGTTCTAAGatgtagaaagaaaaagtaatatcCATTCCAAAAGTATCAGGCAGAAACTTGCCCAAGTTGCTGGGCAGTATAAAATCTTCCCTGCAAACAATGATGTAAAATGATGctttaaattaaactgaaagataaaatcttttctcttcctgctaTATTTCACACTTAAATGAAATCTTGTTTTAATTGAAGCATTGCACCAGCTGGGAGCATGCATGTATTGTATGTGGGCTTCCAGTGAAGTGTAAGAAACAGATTGTGCAAAACCTCATGCATGCCCTTGCAGTTAACAGCCAAGTGGGTATATCTGCTTCTATTTGATGGCATTTAACAAATAATCTCATTGGGAAGAAAATGACATGTTCTTCCCAGCCCTGTTCTCCAGAGTGGATGGTGTCAGAACCAGGATCCACATAACCACGTCCAGCTGCCCACTGCCATTTCCCACAGGACATACAAAAACCAAACCTCCTGCACACTTTGGATGTCACAGAATCAGAAATTCGCACATAAGGGCTAGCAACTAATAATACACTCATTATTCACATATGATGTATTTCAAATTACCCATCAAAGAAcagtaaaagtaattttctttctaccttGTCATGCTGCAGAGGAACCACAAATCTTTTGCAGGTTGGTATGGAGGTAAGTTTTACATTCTCTTCAAAGTCTTTATCcaggttttttaaataaaacatgtcATATAAGCTATTGTCTGTATAGGCAATAATATCAAAAACAATGTGGCCATCTTCTTCATAAGCATTTATATGGTGGAAAAACACCATAGCATCGGTGTAAAACTTGGTGGACACTTCTTTTTTAGTCTTCCTGTCTATAAAGTGAAACCAAgtctgaaagagagaaaacattaTTTGAAACCATTCAGAATCAGCaaatagatatttaaaaaactgttttctaaaGGTAGCCATCAACATTCTAATCACTGTGTATTTGTACTGAAGGATATTAAGAACTCAGGGTTTGCTCTAGGAATCAAGGAGTTCCAACCtcaagaaaacacagcagtaaaATGAGTGTGGAACAGCTTTAAGCTCATTTTACAGTTGCAAATTACTGTTTGGGCTAGGCTGAGGATTGAAGTTTTccagaaaaacctggaaaatccACTGCTCTATTTTTAAGTTCAATTAATCTGCCTTGGTTGAGAGTTTCTGTGGTGCTGGTTCTCTGTACCTCAGCAAGTCCCATGTGTTGATGCGCAGAGCACACAGAAATAAGATCctcagaaaacagttttcccCTCAGTTTCCACAGTGGAAGACTCTTCTTTTGTTCAGTGCAGGCTTTTTCAGCTGGGCTCTCCAGCACATGCACTGCACCTGGAGCAGATCTCACCCACCACAGACAGAACTTTGTTTGGACCAGGAGCAACTGGATCTGTCTCGGATGCTAGAGCAGATTGGCATTTATCTGCTAGCACACACTATTTCTAGCAATGCCAAactgttctctctctctcttgcttcAGCACCagatatttatttgaaaaattcctGGATACGAGAAACAGTATTCCAAAACATACAGCTTCTGAAAAAACTGCAAAGTGAAAGtcaaattttggaaaaaaaaaaaaaagagtgactACTGAAATGAATGAACcagatgaaaagcagaacagTGTGGAAGAGGTCACTGGCCTGCCTGACTCCATTGCTCAGCAGTAGGAAAAGTACCTTATCATCCTTATTATAGGCAAGGCAGGAAGCCCAGCTCACACCTCGGATGTAAGCAGTTGCCATTTTGACAATATCCAGTCTGAAGGGCTGCTCTATGAAGATAATGTAATTCTCTGTGATTCCAAAGCTGTGGTAGTAGCTGGGGTGGAGCAGAGAGCGAGAAGGGATGGAGCAAACCACTTCCAGGTGCTTGAAACAAGacttcttcttttcctgttctgaaGATgaatgataaaaattaaaactatatTTCTAATAAATTCCATTCCAAACTCATGCTTGGGTTTCTCCCAGGCAGGGAAGAACTGGTTCCTCTCAGctgtatttgcattttcctgtaaAGAAAGTGATTGTTTACTCCTGTATAATTAACATAGAACTTTGCatgcaggaagcagcacagtGAAATCACACTGCTGGATCCATTCAGGCACAGCCCCCTTGTCTTGGGATTTGATTCCACTGACTGCTGTCTTCAGAATTCCAGCATGGAGGAGAAATATGTTTAATTAAATCAGCAGCTTTAAAAAGGGGTTCAAACGCCCCTGTGTTTTTTAACTTCTAAGATGTTCCTAAATTTGAGCCCCAGCTAGAAATTGCAAACTGGTCTTTCAGCTGTGGAAAGTCTCTTGATTGTTCAAGAAGGGACAGGCAACACAATAGCAGCTGATTTTCAAcaacacacagcaaaaaaagatcttgaaggaaaaagagcaaTGGATTTGCTCCATAAAAAATGGACGGCATTTCAGCAAGGGCCAGTATTGGCCAGGTTAGACAGGAATTAACTCTATATTAGGTTTTATTTGGTATCACACTTCCCTATAATCACAGTATCAGCATTTgaagagaatttttatttacaaagaaattaaaatttacagCTTCAAATTATATGTACTGGCCTATAGAGAAGATTGTTTTAGAATCTTCATCTAAAAGTAAGGTTCTTCCTAC comes from the Ficedula albicollis isolate OC2 chromosome 11, FicAlb1.5, whole genome shotgun sequence genome and includes:
- the BCO1 gene encoding beta,beta-carotene 15,15'-dioxygenase isoform X2 gives rise to the protein MHTIGDSKYNHWFDGMALLHSFTFKNGEVYYRSKYLRSDTYNCNIEANRIVVSEFGTMAYPDPCKNIFAKAFSYLSHTIPEFTDNCLINIMKAGDEFYATGETNFIRKINAQTLETLEKVDYNKYVAVNLATSHPHYDSAGNVLNMGTSIVDKGKTKYLLFKIPSSVPEQEKKKSCFKHLEVVCSIPSRSLLHPSYYHSFGITENYIIFIEQPFRLDIVKMATAYIRGVSWASCLAYNKDDKTWFHFIDRKTKKEVSTKFYTDAMVFFHHINAYEEDGHIVFDIIAYTDNSLYDMFYLKNLDKDFEENVKLTSIPTCKRFVVPLQHDKDAVVDSNLVTLPSTATAVKEKDGSIYCQPEILCEGIELPRINYDYNGKKYKYVFATEVQWSPVPTKIAKFNTQTKEMLHWGQDNCWPSEPVFVPSPDAKEEDDGVILTCVVKTDPKDPPFLLVLDAKTFTELGRATVNVEMHMDLHGMFIPQQDVKTGTE
- the BCO1 gene encoding beta,beta-carotene 15,15'-dioxygenase isoform X1 translates to MDALYGRNKEEHPDPIKAEVQGQLPTWLQGILLRNGPGMHTIGDSKYNHWFDGMALLHSFTFKNGEVYYRSKYLRSDTYNCNIEANRIVVSEFGTMAYPDPCKNIFAKAFSYLSHTIPEFTDNCLINIMKAGDEFYATGETNFIRKINAQTLETLEKVDYNKYVAVNLATSHPHYDSAGNVLNMGTSIVDKGKTKYLLFKIPSSVPEQEKKKSCFKHLEVVCSIPSRSLLHPSYYHSFGITENYIIFIEQPFRLDIVKMATAYIRGVSWASCLAYNKDDKTWFHFIDRKTKKEVSTKFYTDAMVFFHHINAYEEDGHIVFDIIAYTDNSLYDMFYLKNLDKDFEENVKLTSIPTCKRFVVPLQHDKDAVVDSNLVTLPSTATAVKEKDGSIYCQPEILCEGIELPRINYDYNGKKYKYVFATEVQWSPVPTKIAKFNTQTKEMLHWGQDNCWPSEPVFVPSPDAKEEDDGVILTCVVKTDPKDPPFLLVLDAKTFTELGRATVNVEMHMDLHGMFIPQQDVKTGTE